One genomic window of Nicotiana sylvestris chromosome 10, ASM39365v2, whole genome shotgun sequence includes the following:
- the LOC104234405 gene encoding protein TIC 20-I, chloroplastic-like isoform X1 yields the protein MILNGCSLSLSKSYGSASSSSSLLLSSKVVTSCVRRSPAPHRCYPTSCSKDQCAKLEYCKKIRGQKLYGFSFLDLSSASSPLFSGEYGGLSHAVPQLPRRSQFSLAPRASKDVPYSYRFPAMTTKPKWWWRTLACLPYLMPLHETWMYAETAYHLHPFLEDLEFLTYPFLGAIGRLPSWFLMAYFFVAYLGVVRRKEWPHFFRFHVVMGMLLEIALQVIGTISRWMPLAVYWGKVGMHFWTAVAFAYLFTVLECIRCALAGMYADIPFVCDAAYIQIPYD from the exons ATGATCCTAAATGGGTGCTCCTTAAGCCTCTCCAAGTCCTATGGATCTGCATCATCAAGCAGTTCACTGCTGCTGTCTTCTAAGGTTGTAACCTCATGTGTTAGACGTTCACCAGCACCTCATCGGTGCTATCCGACATCCTGCTCCAAAG ACCAATGTGCGAAGCTGGAATACTGTAAAAAAATTAGAGGACAAAAGTTGTATG GATTCAGCTTCCTTGATCTTTCTTCTGCATCATCACCTCTTTTCAGTGGTGAATATGGTGGCCTTTCGCACGCTGTACCCCAGTTACCAAGGCGAAGCCAATTTTCCCTTGCCCCTAGAGCGTCAAAAGATGTCCCATATAGTTACAGATTCCCTGCGATGACCACAAAGCCAAAGTGGTGGTGGAGAACCTTAGCATGCCTCCCTTATTTGATGCCTCTTCACGAGACTTGGATGTATGCTGAGACGGCATATCATCTCCACCCCTTTTTGGAAGATCTTGAGTTTCTGACATACCCTTTCCTGGGAGCAATTGGAAGATTACCAAGCTGGTTTCTAATGGCATACTTCTTTGTTGCTTATCTTGGTGTAGTGAGGAGAAAGGAATGGCCTCATTTCTTTAGATTCCATGTGGTGATGGGGATGCTTCTTGAGATTGCCCTGCAGGTTATCGGGACTATAAGCCGTTGGATGCCACttgctgtgtactggggcaaagTTGGCATGCATTTTTGGACTGCCGTCGCATTTGCCTATCTGTTCACTGTTTTAGAGTGCATAAGATGCGCCCTCGCAGGGATGTATGCAGACATTCCATTTGTCTGTGATGCAGCTTATATTCAAATACCTTATGATTAA
- the LOC104234405 gene encoding protein TIC 20-I, chloroplastic-like isoform X2, which translates to MILNGCSLSLSKSYGSASSSSSLLLSSKVVTSCVRRSPAPHRCYPTSCSKGFSFLDLSSASSPLFSGEYGGLSHAVPQLPRRSQFSLAPRASKDVPYSYRFPAMTTKPKWWWRTLACLPYLMPLHETWMYAETAYHLHPFLEDLEFLTYPFLGAIGRLPSWFLMAYFFVAYLGVVRRKEWPHFFRFHVVMGMLLEIALQVIGTISRWMPLAVYWGKVGMHFWTAVAFAYLFTVLECIRCALAGMYADIPFVCDAAYIQIPYD; encoded by the exons ATGATCCTAAATGGGTGCTCCTTAAGCCTCTCCAAGTCCTATGGATCTGCATCATCAAGCAGTTCACTGCTGCTGTCTTCTAAGGTTGTAACCTCATGTGTTAGACGTTCACCAGCACCTCATCGGTGCTATCCGACATCCTGCTCCAAAG GATTCAGCTTCCTTGATCTTTCTTCTGCATCATCACCTCTTTTCAGTGGTGAATATGGTGGCCTTTCGCACGCTGTACCCCAGTTACCAAGGCGAAGCCAATTTTCCCTTGCCCCTAGAGCGTCAAAAGATGTCCCATATAGTTACAGATTCCCTGCGATGACCACAAAGCCAAAGTGGTGGTGGAGAACCTTAGCATGCCTCCCTTATTTGATGCCTCTTCACGAGACTTGGATGTATGCTGAGACGGCATATCATCTCCACCCCTTTTTGGAAGATCTTGAGTTTCTGACATACCCTTTCCTGGGAGCAATTGGAAGATTACCAAGCTGGTTTCTAATGGCATACTTCTTTGTTGCTTATCTTGGTGTAGTGAGGAGAAAGGAATGGCCTCATTTCTTTAGATTCCATGTGGTGATGGGGATGCTTCTTGAGATTGCCCTGCAGGTTATCGGGACTATAAGCCGTTGGATGCCACttgctgtgtactggggcaaagTTGGCATGCATTTTTGGACTGCCGTCGCATTTGCCTATCTGTTCACTGTTTTAGAGTGCATAAGATGCGCCCTCGCAGGGATGTATGCAGACATTCCATTTGTCTGTGATGCAGCTTATATTCAAATACCTTATGATTAA